The Macaca mulatta isolate MMU2019108-1 chromosome 19, T2T-MMU8v2.0, whole genome shotgun sequence sequence TTCTGGACACAGCTGATGTTGCTGCTCTGGAAGAATTCCATGTATCGCCGGAGACAGCCGGTAACACCCCGGTGTGCGGCCAGGGCCGGGTGGGCCGGCAGCCCCTACTGTCCCCCACCATCTCCCACCTATTCTCCCCCAGGTGCAGCTTCTGGTCGAATTGCTGtggcctctcttcctcttcttcatcctGGTGGCTGTTCGCCACTCCCACCCGCCCCTGGAGCACCATGAATGTGAGCCCCCCCAGCGGCCAGGCACTTTGCCTGTGTAGGGGAAGGCAGACGGGTCCCCCGAGCACAGGGATCCCCAGTGCATGTCAGGGAGCTTTCACCAGACCGCCAATACATGGCATGGGAGTGAGCTCTCCGTCGCTGGAGGCATACAAGCAGTGCCGGGCGACCCGATGGGGGTGGAGTCAGAGTCCACGGGGCCTCAGCACCGGGCATCTCCCCGCAGGCCACTTCCCCAACAAGCCACTGCCATCGGCGGGCACCGTGCCCTGGCTCCAGGGTCTCATCTGTAACATGAACAACACCTGCTTCCCACAGCTGACACTGGGCGAGGAGCCCGGGCGTCTGAGCAACTTCAACAATTCCCTGTGAGCCAGAGGCAGTGGGTGTGGCCAGCCTGCAAACGAGGGGCTGCAGTGCCTGCCGGAACCCTGCCTCCTGCCCTCTCTCTGTCCCCAGGGTCTCCCGGCTGCTAGCCGATGCCCGCACTGTGCTGGGAGGGGCCAGTGCCCACAGGACGCTGGCTGGCCTGGGGAAGCTGATCGCCATGCTGAGGGCTGCACCCAGCACAGGTGAGGAGGCCGGGGGGCCTCTGGCAGGGCTGAGCTCTGAGCCTCGACTTGCCCGGCCATGAAATGGGcacagggtgggggtgggtgcctCAGGCCACCGTCCCCCCAGCCCCATGCTCCTGTGTGCTCCTCCCCCAGCCCGGCCTCAACCAACCAAGCAGTCTCCACTGGAACCACCTATGTTGGACGTCGCGGAGCTGCTGACGTCATTGCTGCGCATGGTAGGGTGTGGGGACGGGACCGCGCTGACTTCCTGGGACGCTACACTGGGAATGTCCTGGCACTGCACCACCCCAGGCCAAGGACCTCCCGTTCCAGGCATCCAGGCTGTCCCTGGTCCCTGCAGTGATGCTTCTTGTCCTGTCTGGGCCCAGACAGAGTGTGTCTGACCCGGTGATGAAGACTTGTCTGTGAGATCTCGAATGAGTCCCTGTgtctctcagagcctcagtttccctatttgTAAAGTGAGGGCTATGATAGTATGGTCTGCCTGGGAACTGGCCAGAGCGCTGGACCCCTAGTGAGCGCTCAAAGTCATTGTCACCCTTGTGGTCTTTCTCCCCAGGAATCCCTGGGGTTGGCACTGGGCCAAGCCCAGGAGCCCTTGCAGAGCTTGTTGGAGGCAGCTGAGGACCTGGCCCAGGAGGTACGAGGCCCCACCCATCCTCAACCCCCATGCAGGCAACGTTGGCAGGCAGCCTGCACCGGGAGGGTCTCGGGCAGCCCGGACACTTCTCTTGGGTGGGTCTTCAGGAGAATTAGCAAGAGAGGGAGAGGCTGCCCCTGACCCAGTGCCCTGCCCTGGTTAGGGCTTGAAGTTGGGATCGCTGCCAGCTCCGTCTGGTGACCTCTCTCTAGATCCTGGCGCTGCCTAGCCTGGTGGAGCTTCAGGCACTGCTGCACAGACCCCGAGGGACTGGTGGGCCCCTGGAGTTGCTGTCTGAGGCCCTCTGCAGTGCCAGGGGACCTAGCAGCACAGTGGGCCCCTCCCTCAACTGGTATGAGGCtagtgacctgatggagctggtGAGACAGGAGCCAGAATCAGCCCTGCCGGACAGCAGCCTGAGTGAGTGACTGACCTTGGTTTCCCCTCCTGGGAAGTGGAGCGGTGGACATGGGGGCAGGGCCTCATGGCACCTCCATCCCAGGCCCCGCCTGCTCAGAGCTGATTGGAGCCCTGGACAACCATCCGCTGTCCCGCCTGCTCTGGAGACGCCTGAAGCCTCTGATCCTGGGGAAGCTGCTGTTTGCACCAGATACACCTTTTACCCGGAAGCTCATGGCCCAGGTGGGGGTAGCCTGGATGCTGGGGCGGGAGGGTGGCAGCCAGAGCCTATCCAGTACACTCAGTCCAGTGGCTCAGAGCCAGGCCAGAGGGTCATGGAAACTGGGTTTGAAGAAGTAGGAGTTAGCTGATGGAAGGAGATCAGCACGTGTGAAGGATCATTAGTGGAGGGGGTGCTGTCCGCAGGTGAACCGGACCTTTGAGGAGCTGGCCCTGCTGAGGGATGTCCAGGAGGTGTGGGAGGTGCTGGGACCCCGGATCTTCACCTTCATGAACGACAGTTCCAATGTGGCCATGCTGCAGGTGTGTGCGGGGCGGGGGAGGCGAGATGTGGCTCCCTGGTGGAGAGGGCAGACGGGCCCGGTGGATGGGAAGGCGGGCTCCATGCAGACCCCACTTTGGtgttggtggtgtttttttttttttttttttttaaagagatggagtctcgctctgttgcccaggctggactgcagtggcgagatcttggctcattgcaacctccacctcctggattcaagcaattctcctgcttcagcctcacaagtagctgggatcacaggcatgtgccaacgctcccagctaatttttgtatttttagtagagaccatgttggccaggctggtctggaactcctggcctcaagtgatccgctcaccttggcctcccaaagtgctgggattacaggcatgagccactgcgcctgatcCAGACTCTCACTTTCACCTGCGCCCCCCAGCGGCTCCTGCAAGTGCAGGACGAAGGAAGAAGGCAGCCCACGCCTGGAGGCCAGGACCGCATGGAGGCCCTGCGATCCTTCCTGGACCCTGGGAGCGGTGGCTACAGCTGGCAGGACGCACATGCTGATGTGGGGCGCCTGGTGGGCACGCTGGGCCGAGTGGCGGAGGTGAGGGGCCGTCCACCTGCGGGGTCTGTTTCAGCGTGGAGGCAGGGCCCACCCTGGGGTTCCCACCCTGGTGTTCCCAGGGAGAGGGAGGCGGGCCCGGCCTTAGTAAGAGCCTGGGATTTGCAGAGATCTCAGGAGGGAGCCGGTCCCACACTGGGCCTATAAGGGGAAAACATGGCACAGCCCCGAGGTCCAGGGGGAGCAGCGGAGTGGTCTAGGAGGCAGGCAGACCCCAGCGCCTAGGACTCACCCCGCATCCCACAGTGCCTGTCCTTGGACAAGCTGGAGGCGGCACCCTCAGAGGCAGCCCTGGTGTCGCGGGCCCTGCAACTGCTCGCGGAACATCGATTCTGGGCCGGCGTCGTCTTCTTGGGACCTGAGGATTCTTCAGACCCCACTGAACACCCAACCCCAGACCTAGGCCCGGGTCACGTGCGCATCAAAATCCGCATGGACATTGACGTGGTCACCAGGACCAATAAGATCAGGGACAGGTCAGGCGAGAGTgggggggggggaggaggagggactgGGCGGGGCCAAGAGCGTGGTGGGTGGGGCCAGGCAGCATTCAGCCTATTGGAGACCATGATAGACAGGATCTGGGCTGTATCAACAGCGGTATAGTAGCCAGAGCCCAGGGCTCCTTAGACCAATAGGGGCCCGTGATAGGCGGGGCCTAGGTGCATGAGGGGCGTGGCCATGGGCCTGGGATAAGATTAGAGCAGGTATAGGTTGAGGGCAATGGTGGGCGGAGCCAAGTGTATCATTACACCCCTGGAATAAGGGTGGAGCTGAAATTGCACCGGGTGCTGAGCACAGTAGATCCCGCCTGtcatctcagaactttgggaggccaaggtgggagaatctctcGAGGACAGGTGTTCGAGACTAGCCCGGGCAATACAGTGAggcccccgccccccaccacccccaccaacctcaagaaaaatgtctttaaaaattagccaccatgggccgggcgtggtggctcacgtctgtaatcccagcactttgggaggccgaggcgggaggatcacgaggtcaggagatcgagaccatcctgagtaatacggtgaaaccccatctctactaaaaaatacataaaattagccgggcgtggtagcacacgcctgtagtcccagctacacgggaggctgaggcaggagaatcccttgaacccgggaggcagaggttgcagtgagccgagatggccgcactgcactccagcctgggcgatagagcgagagtccgtctcaaataaataaataaataaataaataaataaataaataaaattagccaggcgactTGGgcggcagaggtgggaggatcacttgatcccgggaggtcacggctgcagtgagctatgatcgcagctcttcactccagcctgggcgacagggcaagacccagtctcagaaaaaaaagttattcaggGCGGGGCCCTGAGAGTTTCTAGCCCTTCCCTACAACCTGCCACCATACCCCTCTCGCAGGTTTTGGGACCCTGGCCCAGCTGCGGACCCCTTGACCGACCTGCGCTACGTGTGGGGCGGCTTCGTGTACCTGCAGGACCTGGTGGAGCGCGCAGCCGTCCGCGTGCTCAGCGGCGCCGTCCCCCGGGCCGGCCTCTACCTGCAGCAGATGCCCTATCCGTGCTATGTGGATGACGTGTGAGCTCTGGCACCCCTCCCCGCTGTCCCCCGCGGCGGGAAGGTCCCGGGTGTAGGGGTGAGCCCAGGCTCTGTTGGGAACCTTTCTGCGGTCCAGGCTGCGAACTTGGCACCTTTACACCACTCCACGTGACCTGCTACAGCGGGAGGAGCAGGGGACTCTGAGGGTCTGGGGTCTCCCGGCACAGGCAGAGCCTGGCCTGCACTGATGCCTGGGAGCCCGAGGCTGGCTGGATCAGGGTCCAAGGAACAGGGAGGCGAATCTTCCCGTCTTGAGATCCCGGGACACGAACCAGTCGTGCCAGATGGTGGGGGGAGTGGGGCAGTCTGCGGAGGGTCTCTGGCCTCCACCCCAGCCGTCCCCACCCCAGGTTCCTGCGTGTGCTGAGCCGGTCGCTGCCGCTCTTCCTGACGCTGGCCTGGATCTACTCCGTGACGCTGACGGTGAAGGCCGTGGTGCGGGAGAAGGAGACACGGCTGCGGGACACCATGCGCGCCATGGGGCTCAGCCGCGGGGTGCTCTGGCTCGGCTGGTTCCTCAGCTGCCTCGGGCCCTTCCTGCTCAGCGCCGCGCTGCTGGTTCTGGTGCTCAAGGTGGGCGCGCGTCGGCCTGCCCAGTTGCAGAATGAGTGCGCAGGAGGGTGGCAGGCAGAAGCTGCCCCGCGTGGGTGCGCGCCCCCCGGGCCAATCCAGGAGCTGGACCTGAGCTCCCATCGCCTCCCACAGCTGGGGGACATCCTCCCCTACAGCCACCCGGGCGTGGTCTTCCTGTTCTTGGCGGCCTTCGCCGTGGCCACGGTGACCCAGAGCTTCCTGCTCAGCGCCTTCTTCTCCCGCGCCAACCTGGCTGCGGCCTGCGGCGGCCTGGCCTACTTCTCCCTCTATCTGCCCTACGTGCTGTGCGTGGCTTGGCGGGACCGGCTGCCGGCGGGTGGCCGCGTGGCCGCGGTGAGAGCCCGGTCGGGCGTGGGTGGGGGACGCACCCCGCCTCGGCCGCTCACTGACCGCCCGCTTTTCTGCAGAGCCTGCTGTCGCCCGTGGCCTTCGGCTTCGGCTGCGAGAGCCTGGCGCTGCTGGAGGAGCAGGGCGAGGGCGCGCAGTGGCACAACGTGGGCACCCAGCCCACAGCAGACGTCTTCAGCCTGGCCCAGGTCTCTGGCCTTCTGCTGCTGGACGCGGCGCTCTACAGCCTCGCCACCTGGTACCTGGAAGCCGTGTGCCCAGGTGGGCCGTAGGGCACGGGGCTCTGGGCCAAGTCGCACCTGCTTTGCGGGGGGATGGGCTAGGGGCGTGACCTCCAGGCCGTTTGGTACCCAGAGACTTATTCCCTTGGAGAGAAGGCGGGGCTTCCTGGCACAGGCATGCAGGTGGCTGCACTGGAGGGGTGCGGCCTGAGGCAGGTGGTGGGTGGGGTTTCTTAGCCCCTACACCTGGACGCCCTGATTCCAGGTGTGTGGCCAGAAGCTGGCACAGTCGCTGGGCActgtagctcacacttgtaataccagcactttgggaggccgaggcgggaggatcgcttgagtccaggagtttgagaccaggctgggcaacatagtgagactccatctctacaaaaagttagctgggcgtggtggcacgcacctgtagtcccagctacttggaaggatgaggtgggaggatcacttgagcctaggaggtcccgactgcagtaagccatgatcgtaccagcctgggcgacagaatgagacccccatctgctaaaaaaaaaaaaacaaaaaaactgggacaggtgcggtggctcacgcctgtaatcccagcactttgggaggctgaggcaggcggatcacctgaggttgggatatcgagaccagcctgaccaacatggagaagccccatctctactaaaaatacaaaattagccaggcgtggtggcgcatgcctgtaatcccacctactcaggaaggctgaggcaggagaattgcttgaacccgggaggtggaggttgtggtgagtcaagatcgagccactacactccagcatgggcaacaagagtgaaactcagtctcaaaaaaaaaaaaaggctggacgcggtggctcacgcctgttatcccagcactttggggaggccgaggcaggcagatcacgaggtcaggagatggagaccatcctggctaacacggtgaaaccccgtctctacaaaaaactggccaggcgtggtggtgggtgcctgtagtcccagctactcaggaggctgaggcaggagagtggtgtgaacccgggaggcagagcttgcagtgagcggaaatcgtgctactgcactccagcctggggacagagcgagactccgtctcaaaaaaaaaaaaaaaaaaaaaaacttgtacatTCCGGGGGGTGGGCTAAGTGATAACCAGTGCCCCTCCCCCCAGGCCAGTATGGGATCCCTGAACCATGGAATTTTCCATTTCGGAGGAGCTACTGGTGTGGACCTCGGCCCCCCAAGAGTCCAGCCCCGTGCCCCACACAGCTGGACCCAAAGGGTGAGGCCCTACAAGGCTTAATAGCTGGTTTCCCACTTAGATGCCCAGTTCTGCCCGCAAAACGAGATTCCACAGATGCCAATGTCAATGACCTGGACACCCCAACCCTCACGCCTGCCCTGAACACACTGCAGTCCCCAAGCTCCCCCAACTTTTATAGGCCCCAGCCCAGCAGGTCCCGGATTCCACAGCCTAGCTCTAAGGGACTTGCAGGCACCGGGACACCCATGACCTCCATGGCTGAGTCCATCCCGTCTCTGCAGTGCTGGTGGAGGAGGCACCGCCTGGCCTGAGTCCTGGCGTCTCCGTTCGCGGCCTGGAGAAGCACTTTGCTGGCAGCCCGCAGCCAGCCCTGCGGGGACTCAGCCTGGACTTCTACCAGGGCCACATCACCGCCTTCCTGGGCCACAACGGGGCCGGCAAGACCACGACACTGTGAGTGCCCCCAccactccttcccttcccttgggCCTCAGCTTCTCTAGCCATTCAATGGGAAAGGGATCAGAAGGTTCCCATACACCCGAATGGGagagaaaccacatctctactaaaaatacaaaaataagccaggtgtggtggtgcgtgcctgtaatcccagctactcgggaggctgaggcaggagaatcacttgaacccaggaggcggaggttgcagtgagccaagactgtgctgttgcactccagcctgggcaacagagcaagactctgtctcaaaaaaataaaaataaacaaataaataaaaatgaggctATCACAGGGTTTTGGATGTAGCATTTAATAGGTGCtctgtggccaggcgcggtggctcacacctgtaatcccagcactttgggaggccgaggcgggcggatcgcgaggtcaggagatcgagaccatcctggctaacacggtgaaaccccatctctactaaaaatgcaaaaaattagccgggcgaggtggcgggcgcctgtagtcccagctactcgggaggctgaggcaggaggatggcgtgaacccgggaggcggagcctgcagtgagccgagatcgtgccactgcactccagcctgggggacagagctagactccacctcaaaaaaaaaaaaaaaaaaaaaatttcttagaaagttcttttttttttttttttgagacggagtctcgctctgccgcccaggctggagtgcagtgactggatctcagctcactgcaagctccgcctcccgggttcacgccattctcctgcctcagcctcccgagtagctgggactacaggcgcccgccacctcgcccggctagtttttcgtatttttcagtagagacggggtttcaccgtgttagccaggatggtctcgatctcctgacctcgcgatccgcccgtctcggcctcccaaagtgctgggattacaggcttgagccaccgcgcccggccagaaagtTCTAAAAGAGGCCAGGcctgcgcagtggctcatgcctgtaatcccagcactttgggaggctcaggtgggcggatcaggaggtaaggagatcgagaacatcccggctaacacggtgaaaccccgtctctactaaaatacaaaaataattagccgggcgtggtggcaggtgcctgtagtcccagctactcaggaggctgaggcaggagaatggcgtgaacccaggaggcagagcttgcagtgagccgagatcaccccactgcactccagcctggatgacagatagagactccgtctcaaaaaaaaaaaaaatttaaaaagtaaaaataggtgCTCTGTAACTGTTGACGCACTCTGTGAAGGGGGCTGCTCTGAGACCCCTCTGCCCACAGGTCCATCTTGAGTGGTCTCTTCCCACCCAGTGGTGGCTCTGCGTTCATCCTGGGCCACGACGTCTGCTCCAGCATGACCGCCATCCGGCCCCACCTGGGCATCTGTCCCCAGTACAACGTGTTGTTTGACATGTGCGTCTCGGCAggcccagagtgcagtggtgggaagGGGCTGGACGCCGTCTGGGACTCTGCCTGCCACGTGGGTCACTCTGCTCTGTGCACTGGCCACAGGCTGACCGTGGGCGAGCACATCTGGTTCTATGGGCGGCTGAAGGGTCTGAGTGCCGCTGTGGTGGGTCCCGAGCAGCACCGTCTGCTGCAGGACGTGGGGCTGGTCTCCAAGCAGAGTGTGCAGACTCGCCACCTCTCTGGTGAGCCCAATCCCTAGGGAGGGGGGCTGGGGGAATCTCACAGGGAGGGGGGCTGGGGGAAGCCAGGTATTGAGGTCCATGTGAGTAGGCAGCCCTGCCCAAGGCTGGGTGCAACACACTGAGGTCCCTTCCCCATCTCTACCAGGTGGGATGCAACGGAAGCTGTCTGTGGCCATTGCCTTTGTGGGTGGCTCCCAAGTTGTTTTCCTGGATGAGCCTACAGCTGGTGTGGATCCTGCTTCCCGCCGCGGCATTTGGGAGCTGCTGCTCAAATACCGAGAAGGTCAGAGCTGGGGATTCTGCTTGAGGGGCCAGAAAAGGTTTCTGACAAGGAAGTGCTGGGGATGGGGTTTTGAGGAATGAGTAGGAGTTTGCTACATGTGGACCCCACTTCTTGCTATGGCATTTAGGGGCTGCTGCTCAAATACCAAGACAGTAAGAGTTGGGGGTAGCCAGAGGTTCCCCTGGATTCTGCCTAAGGGGCCAGGAAAGGTTTCTGACAAGGAGGTTCTGGGGATGAGGTTTTGagggatgaataggagtttgctTCATGGGGCAGACAACTCCTGGCAGAGGCCCCAGCTCGGGCAAAGACCCGGTGGCCTGATGGTAGTTGTGGGTTGGTCCCCCATGCCTAGGTCGCACACTGATCCTCTCCACCCACCACCTGGATGAGGCGGAGCTGCTGGGAGACCGTGTGGCTGTGGTAGCGGGGGGTCGCTTGTGCTGCTGTGGCTCCCCACTCTTCCTGCGTCGTCAACTGGGCTCTGGCTACTACCTGACGCTAGTGAAGGCCCGCCTTCCCCTGACCACCAGTGAGAAGGTGGGGACCAGCCTTCTCCTCACCCCTGACCTCCAGGACTCTGTTCAGCCCTGAAGGCCTAGTTACTTGGTGCCTCTCTGCCCGCAGGCTGACACTGACATGGAGGGCAGCATGGACACCGGGCAGGAAAAGAAGAACAGCAGCCAGGGCAGCAGAGTCGGTGAGGGCCGGGGTGGGAGACCCAGAGCGGGTGGGCAGTGGGGTGGTTGTGCCTTAATttgaggagaaggagggggagggggaggaagaaaagggggaggaggggggaaggaggaggaggaggaagatgagggaggaggaggagagggagggggagtgggaggaggaagagggggaggaagaggaggagggcagTTGCAGACCTGAGCCGATGTCCCCCATCCCTGGGCTGAGCCTGAACCATGAGATGAATTTGAACACTGACCCCACCTTTAACCCAACCAGGGCTGAGCCCAGAGACAAACCTACCCCAACCTCCTACCCTAGGTCCAGCGCTGCCctcaagttctttttttgtttgtttttgagtcttgctctgttgcccaggctggagtgcagtggtgtgatcctggctcactgcaacctctgcctcctgggttcaagcatttctcctgccttagcctcccgagtagctggagttacaggtgggtgccaccatgcctggctaatttttgtattattggtagaaatggggtttcaccatgttggtcaagctggtctcaaactcctgacctcaagtgatccccctatctcggcctccaaagtgtggggattacaggtgtgagccactgcacctggcctaagttCTTAACCTTGATCTCTGCCTGCAGGGACAGTCCCCTCACAGGTCACCAATGCCTCTTCCCCAGGGAGACTGGGGTGGGGCGTGAGCTGGGGCTCTCTGAAGCACCCCTCTGTCCACACAGGCACTCCTCAGCTGCTGGCCCTGGTGCAGCACTGGGTGCCCGGGACACGGCTGGTGGAGGAGCTGCCACACGAACTGGTGCTGGTGCTGCCCTACACGGGTGCCCATGACGGCAGCTTCGCCACACTCTTCCAAGAGCTAGACACGCGACTGGCAGAGCTGAGCCTCACTGGCTACGGGATCTCCGACACCAGCCTCGAGGAGGTGTGAGGCCTGGGTGCTGGTGAGGTGGGGCCAGAAggagggctgcctggaggaggtggtgttttgaaggatgaatagcAGTGTGTTTATGAGCAGCAAGGACATTCAGGGAGGAGGCATGGCACATGAGGAGCTCTGGTGGCTCAGATGTCCCTTGGGAAGGTCCGGGGGACCCATGGTGTAGGAGGGGTGGGGGGCTCATAAGCCCCCAGTTCCCCCTGTGGGTGTCCAGGCTCTGAGCCCCCCGCTTGTCTCCCCAGATCTTCCTGAAGGTGGTGGAGGACTATGCTGCGGACACAAATACGGAGGGTGCGGCCGCAGCTCCCTGACCCCTGACCCCGATCCAGAGTGGGACTGAAACCAAGTTCCCATCCCTGGCTTAGTCTGGTCCAAGGCATAGCGTTTACCCCTATGCCTGATTTCTGATCCCCCGATCTGTGATCTTCAACTTTGACCCTGACCCCAATGGCcctgcagatggcagctgtgggCAGCACCCGTGCACGGGCATTGCTGGCCTAGATGTGACCCTGCGGCTCAAGATGCCACCGGAAGAGACAGTGCTGGAGAATGGGGAGCCAGGTAAGTCCTCCCCAGTGGCCCTGTGGTTCTCCCAGCCCCCCACCCATAGCAGCGTGAGCACTGACCCTCTCATCCCTCACAGCTGGGTCAGCCCCAGAGACCCAGGCCCTGCAGGGCTCTGGGCCAGACACCGTGGGCCGGGTACAGGGCTGGGCACTGACCCGCCAGCAGCTCCAGGCCCTGCTTCTCAAGCGCTTTCTGCTTGCCCGCCGCAGCCGCCGCGGCCTGTTTGCGCAGGTGAGGGGGGCCAGCACCAGGGAGTCGCATGGGAGTCCCTGAGTTCCCTACCCTGGCCATCCACTCAGTGGCCTAATTCAAACCCTTACCCTCGTGTGTATTCCCAACCCAGAGCACATTTACTgagggcactggggagccatgggtGGTTGTAGAGCATGAGCAGGGACAGGGGCAAGCAAGCCTGGAAGGTGGGTGGAAGCAGCAGCTGA is a genomic window containing:
- the ABCA7 gene encoding phospholipid-transporting ATPase ABCA7 isoform X2, whose amino-acid sequence is MAFWTQLMLLLWKNSMYRRRQPVQLLVELLWPLFLFFILVAVRHSHPPLEHHECHFPNKPLPSAGTVPWLQGLICNMNNTCFPQLTLGEEPGRLSNFNNSLVSRLLADARTVLGGASAHRTLAGLGKLIAMLRAAPSTARPQPTKQSPLEPPMLDVAELLTSLLRMESLGLALGQAQEPLQSLLEAAEDLAQEILALPSLVELQALLHRPRGTGGPLELLSEALCSARGPSSTVGPSLNWYEASDLMELVRQEPESALPDSSLSPACSELIGALDNHPLSRLLWRRLKPLILGKLLFAPDTPFTRKLMAQVNRTFEELALLRDVQEVWEVLGPRIFTFMNDSSNVAMLQRLLQVQDEGRRQPTPGGQDRMEALRSFLDPGSGGYSWQDAHADVGRLVGTLGRVAECLSLDKLEAAPSEAALVSRALQLLAEHRFWAGVVFLGPEDSSDPTEHPTPDLGPGHVRIKIRMDIDVVTRTNKIRDRFWDPGPAADPLTDLRYVWGGFVYLQDLVERAAVRVLSGAVPRAGLYLQQMPYPCYVDDVFLRVLSRSLPLFLTLAWIYSVTLTVKAVVREKETRLRDTMRAMGLSRGVLWLGWFLSCLGPFLLSAALLVLVLKLGDILPYSHPGVVFLFLAAFAVATVTQSFLLSAFFSRANLAAACGGLAYFSLYLPYVLCVAWRDRLPAGGRVAASLLSPVAFGFGCESLALLEEQGEGAQWHNVGTQPTADVFSLAQVSGLLLLDAALYSLATWYLEAVCPGQYGIPEPWNFPFRRSYWCGPRPPKSPAPCPTQLDPKVLVEEAPPGLSPGVSVRGLEKHFAGSPQPALRGLSLDFYQGHITAFLGHNGAGKTTTLSILSGLFPPSGGSAFILGHDVCSSMTAIRPHLGICPQYNVLFDMLTVGEHIWFYGRLKGLSAAVVGPEQHRLLQDVGLVSKQSVQTRHLSGGMQRKLSVAIAFVGGSQVVFLDEPTAGVDPASRRGIWELLLKYREGRTLILSTHHLDEAELLGDRVAVVAGGRLCCCGSPLFLRRQLGSGYYLTLVKARLPLTTSEKADTDMEGSMDTGQEKKNSSQGSRVDLPEGGGGLCCGHKYGGWQLWAAPVHGHCWPRCDPAAQDATGRDSAGEWGASEDAPGDPGRARLLEALLQEAGLEEPSVQNSSNRFSAPEVPAEVAKVLASGNWTPESPSPDCQCSRPGVRRLLPDCPAAAGGPPPPQAVSSSGEVIQNLTGRNLSDFLVKTYPRLVRQGLKTKKWVNEVRYGGFSLGGRDPSLPSGQELGHSVEELWALLSPLPGGALDRVLNNLTAWTHSLDSQDSLKIWFNNKGWHSMVAFVNRANNALLRAHLPPGSARHTHSITTLNHPLNLTKEQLSEAALMASSVDVLVSICVVFAMSFVPASFTLVLIEERVTRAKHLQLMGGLSPTLYWLGNFLWDMCNYLVPACIVVLIFLAFQQRAYVAPANLPALLLLLLLYGWSITPLMYPASFFFSVPSTAYVVLTCINLFIGINGSMATFVLELFSDQKLQEVSRILKQVFLIFPHFCLGRGLIDMVRNQAMADAFERLGDRQFQSPLRWEVVGKNLLAMVIQGPVFLLFTLLLQHRSQLLPQPKVRSLPPLGLEDEDVARERERVVRGATQGDVLVLRNLTKVYHGQRMPAVDRLCLGIPPGECFGLLGVNGAGKTSTFRMVTGDTLASGGEAVLAGHSVAQEPSAAHLSMGYCPQSDAIFELLTGREHLELFARLRGVPETQVAQTAGSGLARLGLSWYADRPAGTYSGGNKRKLATAVALVGDPAMVFLDEPTTGMDPSARRFLWNSLLAVVREGRSVMLTSHSMEECEALCSRLAIMVNGRFCCLGSPQHLKGRFAAGHTLTLRVPAERSQPAAAFVAAEFPGAELREAHGCRLRFQLPPGGRCALARVFGVLAVHGAEHGVEDFSVSQTMLEEVFLYFSEDQGKDEDAEEHKEAGVGVDPAPGLQRPKRISQFLDDPSTEETVL